A window from Gottschalkiaceae bacterium SANA encodes these proteins:
- the miaB gene encoding tRNA (N6-isopentenyl adenosine(37)-C2)-methylthiotransferase MiaB has product MEEIIELSKESSTQTGELGITVLNQWIRENYREQGLTYIIKTWGCQMNERDSEIMAGVVEECGYRRVTQEEEADLIVYNTCLIRENAEMKVFGNLGQLKALKKKNPKMRIALCGCMAQKEHIVAKLKKSYPHVDLVFGTHNIHELPMLLLESYRRNKRQIHVLEDGVKTYQNLPSRRLFDFKGFVNIMYGCNNFCSYCVVPYTRGREQSRSKDEILAEVEAMAHAGYQEITLLGQNVNSYGNDLDSSIVFSDLLEEIVAVDGIKRIRFMTSHPKDISTHLIDVMAKHPTICNQLHLPIQAGSNRVLEKMNRKYTKESYLKMLNYAKATIPDLTISTDLIVGFPGETEEDFQDTLAMVEEAEYDFAFSYLYSPREGTPAAMDPNQVPDDVKHHRFDRLMETVNPIFLRKNEALVGSSLTVLVEGVSKNDASILNGRTEGSKLIHFPGDPDLIGSIVRVKVKRAQTFILFGEVE; this is encoded by the coding sequence ATGGAAGAAATTATAGAACTGTCAAAAGAATCAAGCACTCAGACGGGTGAACTTGGCATCACAGTATTAAATCAATGGATCCGAGAAAACTATCGGGAACAGGGTTTAACATATATCATCAAAACCTGGGGTTGCCAGATGAATGAACGTGATTCAGAAATTATGGCTGGCGTCGTTGAAGAATGCGGATACAGGCGCGTTACTCAAGAAGAGGAAGCCGATTTAATCGTATATAACACTTGTTTGATTCGGGAAAATGCAGAAATGAAAGTTTTTGGAAATCTAGGTCAACTGAAGGCCTTAAAAAAGAAAAATCCCAAAATGCGAATCGCTTTGTGTGGTTGCATGGCTCAAAAAGAACACATCGTAGCAAAATTAAAAAAGAGCTATCCCCATGTCGATTTAGTATTTGGCACCCACAATATTCATGAACTGCCGATGCTATTACTGGAAAGCTATCGCCGCAATAAGCGACAAATCCATGTATTGGAGGACGGAGTCAAAACCTATCAAAATCTTCCCTCAAGACGACTCTTTGATTTTAAAGGATTTGTCAATATTATGTACGGATGCAACAATTTCTGTTCCTATTGCGTCGTCCCTTATACAAGGGGACGAGAACAAAGCCGATCCAAGGATGAAATCCTTGCAGAAGTAGAGGCAATGGCTCACGCAGGCTATCAAGAAATTACCCTGCTGGGTCAAAACGTCAATTCCTACGGAAACGATTTAGATTCAAGCATTGTTTTTTCTGATCTTTTGGAAGAGATTGTAGCCGTTGATGGCATAAAGCGCATTCGCTTTATGACTAGCCATCCCAAGGATATTTCAACCCATCTAATCGATGTGATGGCAAAACATCCCACAATCTGTAATCAATTGCATCTGCCCATACAGGCAGGTAGCAATCGTGTCTTAGAAAAAATGAATCGAAAATACACCAAAGAGTCGTATTTGAAAATGCTGAACTACGCAAAGGCAACGATTCCTGACCTGACCATCTCAACTGACTTGATTGTCGGATTCCCAGGAGAGACCGAAGAGGATTTCCAAGATACCTTGGCCATGGTCGAAGAAGCTGAATATGATTTTGCCTTTTCCTATCTCTATTCTCCCAGAGAGGGCACCCCTGCTGCGATGGATCCCAATCAGGTTCCGGATGATGTTAAACACCATCGTTTTGACCGATTAATGGAAACCGTGAATCCCATCTTTTTACGAAAAAATGAAGCCTTGGTTGGTTCAAGCCTGACCGTCTTAGTTGAAGGCGTCAGTAAAAACGATGCCTCAATTCTCAACGGAAGAACAGAGGGCAGCAAACTGATTCATTTTCCAGGAGACCCCGACCTGATCGGCAGCATAGTAAGGGTCAAGGTTAAGCGAGCACAAACCTTTATTTTATTCGGAGAAGTGGAGTGA